A genomic region of Trifolium pratense cultivar HEN17-A07 linkage group LG3, ARS_RC_1.1, whole genome shotgun sequence contains the following coding sequences:
- the LOC123918642 gene encoding GTPase Der — MAYLLQLNFPTPISSYTTIPKTPNRIFSFHHTLPFSTSILSSLSQPKSSISLPRRSLSLSIPQFSATELSGTTADDDDDELLLPDELDNEVDYSDEDDDVDVVALEREAKEVALEYSTSLSRVLTIEEERSNVKETGKNSKRSKPKKKIIPDNLLPRIAIVGRPNVGKSALFNRLVGGNKAIVVDEPGVTRDRLYGRSYWGDHEFMVVDTGGVITVSKSQSTVMEELDISTTIGMDGIPLASREAAVARMPSMIEKQAIAAVEESPVIIFLVDGQAGLTAADVEIADWLRRNYSNKSIILAVNKCESPRKRIMQVSEFWSLGFEPIPISAISGSGTGELLDLVCSGIQKVEEPNNILEEEDYVPAISIVGRPNVGKSSILNALVGEDRTIVSPISGTTRDAIDTEFTAPDGQKFHLIDTAGIRKRTAVASAGSTTEALSVNRAFRAIRRSDVVALVIEAMACITEQDYKIAERIEKEGKGCVIVVNKWDTIPNKNQQTALFYEQDVREKLRLLNWAPIVYSTALAGQSVDKIIVAASEVEKERSRRLGTSILNQVVGEAVTFKPPPRTRGGKRGRVYYCTQAAIRPPTFVFFVNDAKLFPETYRRFMEKQLRSNAGFPGTPIRLLWRSRKKMEKDEGKKVTRTKENRAPHRRKLISATK; from the exons ATGGCATATCTTCTCCAATTAAACTTTCCCACCCCTATCTCTTCCTACACCACCATCCCTAAAACCCCAAACCGCATTTTCTCCTTTCACCACACTCTTCCTTTTTCCACTTCAATTCTTTCCTCTCTTTCTCAACCTAAATCATCCATTTCTCTCCCTCGCCGGAGCCTCTCCCTCTCCATACCGCAATTCAGCGCCACTGAATTATCCGGCACCACTGCCGATGATGACGACGATGAGCTATTATTACCAGATGAATTGGACAACGAAGTTGATTATTCAGATGAAGATGATGACGTTGATGTCGTTGCGCTCGAGCGAGAAGCAAAGGAAGTTGCGCTGGAGTATTCAACCTCTCTATCTCGCGTTTTAACTATTG AAGAAGAGAGAAGTAATGTAAAGGAAACGGGGAAAAACTCCAAGAGGAGTAAAccgaagaaaaaaatt ATCCCCGACAATCTTCTCCCAAGGATTGCTATTGTTGGAAGACCGAACGTTGGCAAGTCAGCATTATTTAATCGTCTCGTTGGG GGAAACAAGGCTATCGTGGTGGATGAACCTGGGGTTACTAGGGATCGTTTATATGGCCGATCATATTGGGGAGATCATGAATTCATGGTGGTGGATACTGGTGGTGTTATCACTGTTTCAAAATCACAAAGTACTGTTATGGAGGAGCTGGATATTAGTACAACTATTGGTATGGATGGTATTCCCCTTGCCTCTAGAGAGGCTGCTGTTGCCAGGATGCCATCAATGATTGAGAAACAAGCGATTGCAGCTGTGGAAGAATCACCTGTTATTATTTTCCTGGTTGATGGTCAG GCAGGTCTAACAGCAGCTGATGTGGAGATTGCTGATTGGCTACGTAGAAACTACTCAAATAAAAGCATCATTCTTGCAGTTAACAAGTGTGAATCTCCACGGAAAAGAATTATGCAGGTGTCTGAATTTTGGTCCCTTGG GTTTGAACCAATTCCAATATCAGCTATATCAGGGTCTGGAACTGGAGAGCTTCTTGACCTTGTTTGTTCAGGGATTCAGAAAGTTGAG GAGCCAAATAATAttcttgaagaagaagattatgTTCCTGCGATTTCAATTGTTGGTAGACCAAATGTGGGCAAAAGTAGCATTTTGAATGCACTGGTTGGTGAGGACAGAACAATAGTCAGCCCAATCAGTGGCACTACACGTGATGCTATTGATACTGAATTTACTGCACCAGATGGCCAG aAGTTCCATCTTATTGATACTGCTGGAATCAGGAAAAGGACAGCCGTAGCCTCAGCTGGAAGCACAACAGAGGCTTTGTCGGTGAATCGAGCATTTCGTGCTATTCGGCGTTCTGATGTTGTTGCGCTTGTCATTGAGGCCATGGCTTGTATCACTGAACAG GACTACAAGATAGCTGAAAGGATAGAAAAAGAAGGGAAAGGTTGTGTGATCGTTGTAAACAAATGGGATACAATACCAAATAAAAATCAGCAGACTGCATTATTCTATGAGCAAGATGTCAGAGAGAAGCTTCGTTTACTTAACTGGGCTCCAATTGTTTATTCTACTGCTCTAGCTGGCCAAAGTGTTGACAA GATCATTGTTGCTGCTAGTGAAGTCGAAAAGGAGAGATCAAGAAGACTGGGTACTTCTATATTAAATCAAGTAGTAGGGGAAGCAGTAACTTTTAAGCCTCCTCCCAGGACACGCGGTGGAAAAAGAGGGCGTGTTTACTATTGCACTCAG GCTGCTATAAGACCGCCTACATTTGTGTTCTTTGTCAATGATGCAAAACTTTTTCCTGAAACTTACCGGCGCTTTATGGAGAAGCAGCTGCGTTCAAATGCAGGATTTCCTGGTACTCCCATTCGGCTTCTGTGGCGCAgcagaaaaaaaatggaaaaagatgAAG GAAAAAAGGTTACAAGGACCAAAGAAAATCGTGCGCCGCACCGTCGAAAATTGATCTCAGCTACAAAGTAG